The window CTCCTAATgacattttttattgtttcatgcctttttttattctttctgtttctttttttcctctacCATTACTTATAATGttattttaacaaaaaatgaaaacccaAACAAAAAGTCTTCTGGAAATTACACAGAGAGAGATAAAGAGAGGCTAGGTGGGAAAGGAGAAGGTCGGCGATGGGGCGCCCCGGTGGTCACcgcgcccccccccccaatgGGACCCTAGCGGAGTGGTAATCCCTTTTGGCTACAACCATGTGTCACGGCTACAAAGGAAGAACTCGACTCGGAACCGAGGACAACATGCAGTTAGGAGATGTGAGATACATTGAGCTCAAGATGACAGTATGTTGAATTctggaaaagagagagagatagaggtttgttttgtgcaGGGAAGATGGAGTCGGCGGTGGCCGTTGGAGTGCCCTTAttgctcctctctctcttcaatttcttttcGGTGGCttctctctttaattttttgcaTAGTAGAGTGCTCCGCTTCGAGATCTTCTCAACTTCCAGGCTAAGCTGGGATCCCTTTTTGCACCCCTACTATTTCATTCTCAACTCAAATCttgcttctttcttctttgtttATGAACATTTGTCTCAGTATACCTTTACCCTACCCTACTTGTGCAATTGGGTGTTGTTGCCATGGGATTGGGGGTGAGAGAGTTGGGGTTGTTACAGGGAGGCAGCGATGGCAGAAGTCACTCAAGATCCCGCTTTATCCCATTGACCAGTCCAAGCTCGATTTGGCCATTTACGGGTCTGACAAGCTAGACACAAATCTCAACTAGGTCAAAGGTAGGTGCAGGGCAGTGCTAATGGGGATGATGGTGGAGGCACTCGGTGACAATTTTGCAACGCTTGTAGAGATGACCGATTCAATTGGAAGTACAATTTGGCTTGCATTTATTAAACAAAAATTCTTTGATAGTGATCTTctgagaggagaggagaggagaggagagcgACGTTATTTATCCATCGGAGTGATCGCCGAAGCTCTTAGGAGTAGCCAGAGCTCTCCCATGGATGGGAGGGCGGAGGGCGAAGGGCGTAGCCAACTTGACTCCCAATCCATCCTCCTCTCTTTGACTTAAAtgggagagagaaagagaaagaaatagtagatatatataaagtaatggaagagatttaaaaaaaaagaataaaaaaagataggaaataataaaagatGTTACTTTTGATGTAAAGTTCATCCGTCAAAACCCAAGATTTGCGCACTACAGCCCCATGCTTTGGATGTCTCTGACCCCAATCCTACCGTAATTAAGGGACGCAAATAGAGCTTCCTTTTAAGTAGTAGTAATTTTAACGGTTTAAAAGGTAATTTTCTCcatcaaattaatatatatttatggaaATTACTTATACTTATTCACTATTTtaagtattaattttaatttcaataatttcaaattgCTACCTCAAAAACACCTATATTTTAACATCACTCCCAAACTAATAATACTTCCCGACTTCCATAAGATCAGGACCTTCATTGATAATGCCCCAGACAAAACATTGTCTACTACCTTCTGTCACTAGCAAAAACCATGGTGCCCCTATGGTTTCTCATACATGCGTGCAGCTCGCTTCATAAGGACCTACTGGCAACCCGACCTTGGAAAGATCTACTCAACGGGGTTGACCCATAGTTCTATTAGCTCCAACCAAAACCATTTATATGGAGCGAGCTCCAAAGCTTGTCCAGAAGTCGAGCCGAGCTCTACTCCCGCTTCATAAGGAGAGCAGATCAAATGAAGGTACAACTTGCTTTCAGGCATAAAGAAATAGTTTCATTACAATCACGAACTTACACTGGTCCCAAAGAGGTAGGCCAGATATACATTGCAGTGATATCTTGATAAATCAGGGATTCAAAGTGTTGATATTATGGGCACATTGTTTCGGCGATACTGTGCAAAATCTTCCAACAGTCAAAGCTTGCTGGCATGGGGGCTAAACAACGAATGTCGACCTTCAGCAATAATCTCCCCACTCTCTTTGTTCCGCAAAAGAACCATTGTTCCAGAATAAGCCCCTCTTTGTCCTAAGACCTTTGAGGTAATCTCTAATTTATCCTGCAATTCCAAACAGCATAACACAAAGGCAAAATCAACATTGATCTACCATTGGAGGGGGTGGATAAGACTACCGCGACAAATTAGTTTAGGAAACTCAGTCCTAGCAATGTATGGCCGAACAGAAAAGAACAGGAGAAACTCAACACTAGCAAATGGGTCTCTCTCTAGGATCGATCATCGCTTATGCTTCAAAGATTAGCACTCGAGTCTTAACCAAGATGCTGCTCAAACTACACTACCATTATAAAGCATCATGATACTCCCTCTTCCATCAATGACATAGAGACACATATTCAAGTTCAAGTAAGCAAGCATGCTCATTCAAAAAACAATTCCTCTGACATTTCCGAGGAAACATACTAAACAAGCTCACAGACTAGAATCCAATTCAAGGGAAGTCCAGCCAGCCAAAAGGGTCCACTCACACCGGCCTTAGCAGTCGAGAGATAGGAGATTGACATGTTAACTGAGACGCATATTGGAACACCCTCGACGTGCAGCACAGCATACCCGATCTCATCAACCAGGTTTGCAATTGCTCCTGTCGCCAAGTTCCCACTGTGATCCTGAACAAACAATCGAATCCGGGACGACCTCATAAGATATAGAAGCGAAGCTTAACAACATGTTATCAATTCCTTAACACAAAATCACGTTTTTATCCATGAAGTCATATGTAAACCCGATCTATAGCTCGGAATCATCCAAAATACTTCCTAATACAGAATTTCCAGGCCACTAACTACATTCAACTCGAACGTGAAGCTTAACAACAAAATCACGTTTTTATCCATGAAGTCACATGTAAATTCGATGTATAGCTCGGTATCATCCAAAATACTTCCTAATACAGAATTTCCAGGCCACTCACTACATTCAACTCGAACGCTTTGGAATTTCACCAATTGATCTCTCAGCTCAGAAGAATAATAATTCGAGCACCGATGAGAATAATTCTAATTTCGCAAGCAAATTACTTCCAACTAGCAGGACGCTGAGattcaagtaaaaaaaaaattctatatttttctcataagATTTCCAGAATAGGCAAGGAAGAGAAATCAGTCTTATAATTACAGCGAGGCGAGAGGGGACAGTGAAGGTGCAGACGATGAGCCCGCGTTCAACTCGGTCGACTATGAGGCCCCTCAGAGTGAAGCTCTCGTAGTAGCTCGGATAGTTGCCAGGCGGGCGAGCCGGAACGGTGAGTCGCGACACGGCCTCCGCCTCATCCTCAGGTACGCTCAGATACTCCTTCGCTTTCTCCATGGATATACACTTAGCCTACTCCCTGCCGCTGCAAAAATCTGCGAATTGAATTCTAACTATGACGATCGTCAAAATCTTCTTATTAATCTAATTTATTTCAACGTTCATTAGTCCGACAGCATCTCACCGATCATAATTCCTCTTCCCCAGAGATTCTTATATTTCGACAATCGTCCCTGAACTCTAAAAGTTGACCTGATTTGGTCACTTGCGATTTTTCCTTCCCCAAAAATGTAAGTGTAATAGGCAATTTCGTTCTTGACGTAGATAAGTCGCATTATTTGAGCTCTTTTGATATTTTGCATTAATTGGATGTTTTTATACATAACTTTGGGGCGCTGGGAAAGGCTGTGGTAGCTCCTCTACTTTTCTCtcagtaaaataaataataataataataaaaaagaaaatagaggcGAAAGAACTTAGTtgataatcaaaatatttgGATGGTTGACGAAATTATTAACTTAAGGACCAAACTGATGTCTTTGAGAAGTGATGTACCTATCTAGCCAAAAAGAGAAGTGATGTGCCTGATTAATATAGTGAGGAGGACccttttaatatttcattaattggATACTTTTATACATAAATTTGGTCTCTTGTTACTTATACTAAATTGATATATAGaagaaaaatcatgaaaaaaaaagattgataCAACTCGTTTATGGAACTCGAGGGACGGGGGCTTTAGCTCCAACGCCCCCCACCCCCAACCCTATGGCCCGAGTTTGGAACCTCACCCCATGTTAGATTTGACAGAGAAGTTGTGATTTATGTTATTGACGTGctaaattttagaaaagtgaTTGAcgagaaaaattaagaaaaaaaattgcgtTTGAGAAAAAATTGTGTTATATGATGTTAGTTtctcaatataaatatataatttgatttttagttATGGttaattatctaaaaaaaCTAATTCTAGCACGAATTTTTTCCTTTGACCTAGAAATACATCAACTATCAATTTAGTATCAATTTTTTCCGACCAGTGGAGCTGGCTACTCCAATTAGAGGGTGATGGCCACCAACGAGGCTCTCACCATCGGGCCCTTCTTCCTCCCATTGTCgaattcctttttctttttaaattcagACGGCTTGGCCTCGCCGAAGGCCACCACCACCCTCATAGGGTTGCTGACAACCGCAAATGTTTGCAATTTCCGTTTAAATTAATGGAGTGATGCCGTGCTAATATTGATACTAAATCGATAGTTGgtgttttttttatcaagGAAAAGGCTCCATGCcagaattaataaaataagaaaagtttaggttattttaaataattaacccTTTCGGCATGCTCAGTCGATCAGCTATGATAGGAGTAAAAAGAGGGTTAGATAGGATTGAAATCctaaggaaataaaatatcattatCAAGTGTTTGGTGCATGCTAAGGTATGGAATTGGTATATGAAGGGAAAAAGACCAATTTGTCcgttaaataaatattttcaaaaaatttaaaaataattcaaaaattaattaaatcaaaaataaaaatcttaaaaaataGAGTTGTTGTTCAAATGAACTGCTATTTGTGAGGGGCGGTGGGGGTCCGTTGTCGGTATCACCCTAGTGAGGTTGCCGATGGTCCTAAGGGTCTCAGCGACCTGACCTAGGGCTGTGGTGACCGTTGTTGAACCCTCACCATTCCACAGTTGTCTTTCTCTTCACTCGAAGAGAGACCAACTTGATTTAGGCTATGGTGGGCCAATTCCAACCACCACAGTCCTCGTCTCCATCCCTTCTTCTCTCAAAAAAGAAGATGGGAGGAATGAATCCGAGGCGGTGGTGGCAAGGGTCGAGTCCCACTGCCCCTCTTCCAGCTCTCTTTTAGTACAAATTCTAGATGgcaagttttgaaattttgaaataaggTCAGggggtttttgtcttttcacTCAAGTTATGATCCTAAGCCGTCCATAACTCATCCTCTAGCTGAGATTAACTCCTTAATATTTATATCTCGATGAATCCAAAACCCAATCCCTATCCTATAATCACCAAACACGAGTCTAAGAATTTAAAAATGCTATCCTACTCTATATCCAGTCTACCAGACGCGGCCTACTTTATCAAAATGGGCCAAGAACATGATATAAAGCCCATGTACAGATCCAACTTTATTTCTGTTCTAATAACGCGTCAAATGATGCTAAATCGATGCAAATTGTCAAAATTCCAAGGCGACGATgtgcaattaattaatcgattgttaaatcattttattaatgaaataaagaagagaaaagataATCTTTGGATTCGATGATAACTAAGCTATGTCTTGTTTGTTTTGTATTATAATAAGAGAGGTGTTGCGCATGCCAAAATCGACAGTGCCAAAGAGAGATGATGGCACCTCTTGTAAATTTGAGCAACTTTAAGGGCAATTCCCAGGTCGGATATTAGGAGGATAGTTTTGGATATTATGAACAACTTTAAATCACACAACACACCGTGGGAGATTAGGAATATAGTTTTGGATATTAGTACTATTCTTAATCGTTTTACGGAATGAATTTGTTCCTGAATTTCTAGGTCGGATAACTCCCATGCTCATGACTTGAGCCTATTTGATTCAGcgtaaaattttaactttctttGTATTTTACTGGGGCATGCGAACTTGTTTAACAATGTAGATTCTACTACGcagtaattattaataatatcctttattcagcaaaaaaacaAACTTTAAGGGCAATTAATGTTCACTCTACCTTCGGCACATTCGCAGGAAATGCAATTTTTCTTCTAATAGTGGCTTTTATTAATTCGAcaatgaataaagaaaatagaaaggaAAATATGGTAGCGTGCGAAGGACGGTCTAGTCTGGTCGTCTCCTTCTTTAGCCATCGGAGCAAGTCATGGAGGGAGTTTCAGTGAGTGAGttgactttttcttttttcttttcctttttcttttgtcttttattctttttcttttttttctcaaggaaaaaatggaaaaaaatactAATCTCCTAATAATCttgttaatattaaattacgTAAATTACAACTCAAATCATTATGagtataatttttcaattaaaaaattagattaattattaaaaaaatatataataacacGCTAGCATCATGGAATAATAAAGTTACAATTAATTCTCTTTGCCCTTGgattttgtctttgcatataatcatttcatttcattacaTAATTGTAAATAAATTGTATATTATATCAACACGGGTTAGTTCAAATAATTCGACGTTTATTCcttttaaataagatttaaTTTGATCCTTATGAATGGATAAAATTCATGATTGGGAGAATTATACTCTTTAATGAGCAAATTTGATTTGAATTAAATTAGTTGGAAcccattatattttttaatatcagaatgcatataaaaaagttacatatttataaaaatgaaagagttgagagagagagaggaggatgtggaggaagaggaagaaaaagaagaagaattcaAACCAAAACCAACATATATAAGTAAA of the Punica granatum isolate Tunisia-2019 chromosome 6, ASM765513v2, whole genome shotgun sequence genome contains:
- the LOC116210038 gene encoding putative esterase F42H10.6, translating into MEKAKEYLSVPEDEAEAVSRLTVPARPPGNYPSYYESFTLRGLIVDRVERGLIVCTFTVPSRLADHSGNLATGAIANLVDEIGYAVLHVEGVPICVSVNMSISYLSTAKAGDKLEITSKVLGQRGAYSGTMVLLRNKESGEIIAEGRHSLFSPHASKL